CATTTCATAAAAGTAGATCAAAGTTACTCAATCAGCTGTTACCCTGCTATTTTTGGGACTGACTATTGATGATTGCCAATCGAGAACAGAACCACCATAAaactatttatttaatttaactGTATATGTTTTTTACAAATTAGGATTCAAAAAGAGGATGTAATGAATTTCTGTGTTAATGAGACTCTTCTGAATAACACTTCCTGTTAAAACAGGATtgcaattaaaaagaaaataatcctaCAAAATCAGGTTGAAGAGTAAATGGATGAAGTGTAAGAACAATTAAAGCACTGCAAAGGCTAAGAAAGCAAATAGTGAATGCAAAAAGCAGGAAATTGCCTGTTTTAATATGTTAGCATGCACACAACTGTGTCTGATATTTTTCTGTGTGGAAGTGAATTTAAGAGATTTGGCACCCACCTAGACCACACCAAATAACACGAGTGGCAATTCCTACAGACAGCATCTTGTGAGTGAACAGTTTTCTTCAGTGTCTCTAACTCAGAAGAATGTGGATTATCCTGAACATCTGCCACATTCCACAGGATGATGGGTTTCACCCCTCAGGTTTGGAGGGAAGACAACATATATGTAATTGAAGCTCTGAGACATGTCTGCATGAGAAAATTAGTTGTCATCTCACAAAGGTCTAAAAAGTGCACTGTTTTCCTTAAACATTCTTTACGCCTTTGTGTTTTTTTAGTGTAACATCATATTGGGAattcaaatttaaaattattctttagGCATGAAAAGAACAACTTTCCCACTTAATCTATCTACTAGGTAAGTTGGTAATGGCACTGTGGCTGGGTAAGTTAAAGATTGCCAAGTCAAAGTTTGCAAAGCGCCTTATTCAATTGGAATGGTCTAAAGTTTGCAAGTAAAAGGTCTGCTTGAACCTCCTGAGaatgttgctgttgtttttctcaCACACCATCCAGAGTAAATCCAACCACCTTCCCCTCACCTGCCAAGTGGGCTAGGGCATTTTGGCACTGTTACTCAGTAAAAACCTAAGACCAGTAAAAATACATGTTACATAAATTACAGAGTCCCCAAAAGCCTCTTTCAGCAGTCTGCCTTCAATAATTTCTGAAATCTTCCATTAATCTCTTCAATATATACCATGAAAATGAAATCAATCTCATATCAGCCATGCAATTCTGTCATTTCAATTTTATACTCCAATGGCTGAAGACTTTGTACCTCTGAGCCACATTTGGGACATGTAAAATACATATCAAATAAAAAGTTACTTTTAATACAGTAGTAACAGAAAACATGTGGACAGCCTATGGTATGTGGCATGGTAGGCCATTCCCCACAAAGTGAACACTCCCTGCAGTGAACTGCTAATGAGTTTTCACTATTGGAAAGACCTGTGATAGGCAAGCACCAAGAGGAAATTTTAAGTTTCAGTTTCTGTACATTAATGAGTGGTAGCAGATATATCAAAAACTCAGCAAAGCCATGCCATAAGAGTTCCCTGTTCATGTATTCAAATCCTATCTGACGAACATTTTGTGGCTTGCAAAAAACTGACCTAATTCCCAGAATGCGTTCTGTAAGTGTTGCAAATGTTCCTTTCcgaagaaaaatcagaaaatttaCAAGTCCACAAAGCTTAAGAAGACCAGATCCAAAACCTATATAGCTCTTAATTTTGCAGAAGGATTGCTGTTGACGATTGCTAAATAAATCATAACATCTTTCTTCCAACCATCTTCCACCAACAGTGAAAATAAGATACCATAACTTCTGGTGTTTGCTCAGAGGTTGGTATTTCTCTGACTGAGATAAGTTATTCTTGTATTGAATATTGAGAATGGCCTGTCCCACAGTTGCATTCTTGGAATAGATAGTGAATTTCCATAATATGAGACATAAAAATGCTTTTACTTCTGGTTCAAAATGAGCCAACACCCCTGGTTTAAATCCATGAAAACAGCTGGTAAACTGGGACCACATTAGTTGTTCCAGGGCTTTGTTTAGTTCAAGAGCATCAAGCTGACTTATTCTGAGCACAGGATTCACACTCTTTTCATTTCCAAGGCTGGAGGCCATTTCTTCACAAATAAACTTTctagaaataaaacacaaatataTTTTAGTATAGCAGAGtatttcctatttttatttttattaaaaataacattACAATAAAAATTTGTAATATATCAGCAATAGATAAGCAACCAAAAAATTCTCAGAATGCTCTATAAATATGTTATTAATATGTCACAATTCATTTCAGGAAGCTTTACATCAATATAAAATTACTacacatttaaattattttaaaatcttatttttagAAGAAATTACGCTTGACCATTTCTCACAACATGTTAACATTTGGTTATAAACAAGTGTTCAACATTATTGAGATATTCAGAAAAATCCACAGatttatacacatatacatacatattaataaatttatatatacattAAAATATTGCAGGGCATATTTGTAATATTTAATCAAATATTAAGATAGATCAGAAAGAAGAACGCAACAGTATATGGTGTTTTATGGAGAAATAGGGAAAATGAAATACTAACcaaaaaatctggaaaagaaCAGTGAGGCAGACCAAGTGTTGCCATATGAACACTTCAATTGCTACAGCTGAAAGCAAAACTGTAGAAATACAGACAAATTTAGGAATTACATAAAGATATGGATGAAATTAAGGTGGGAATGAATAAAATTTTCTCAATAAAGGCAGTGAGTTGTTTAGAGAAAAATCATGTGAGATCTAAGAAATATTCAGCATTCAGACATAAATTATTATACAGTACTTCACTGAAGTCTGCATATATTTTCTAGAGTGTTTTTGACAGGTGTGGGATTGTGCTACTTGTCATATAACATTTCCAGGCAAGATGATTAATGTATAATAGCAACATCAACAAATGGATACTCCTCTTGCTCAAGCatcatagaaaaaaataaaaatatttttaaaatggtttCTTTTAAATGTTGTTGCATCTGAAAGCCTGGCTGAGAAATAAATGCAGTAAATTGTGAAAGAAAAATAGAGGCAACATCTCAATGTAAAATTGTGGAGTAATCaatttttgcttccttttgtCAACAGATTAAACCCCAAAGTGATTCAGAAGTATTTTCAGAGAGCATGCAACGTATTTCACTTTCTAAACCAATTCTTTACATAACAGACCTGCAAGGAATCCACAGCCTTCTAGAGAAAGTATAGGAGGTAGTGCCTCAAATTCttatttaaaagagaaaaataaccaTACAAGATTACTGTGAGTAAAAGATGCTGTAGAGGCTCTTGGTAGCAGTGGTTGCTACTGATGTCAagaatactaaaaaaaaaaacccttcaaagAGACAACCATGTTTGCTGAAAAATAACACCCCAGAAGTTTTAAAACACAATATAAAACATCATCTGTAGCTTTCCTACTGTTTTCCATATTCATAATTAATTATCACTGCAAGGAAATATGACTTTGTCTTTAGTGTAGGGTGTATAACAGTAGTTTCCAATTAACTAGGACTGCTACATGGGTAGAGCACACAACAGCTCCACTTAGCCTTTTTAAACTACTCCTTCCTTTATTAGCAGGCAAAACATGGCTGAAGGCGGGATAAGGCCACCTCCTCTGAGCCAACAGCCATAGGGTTCATTTCCACACCAGCTGGAAAAACCAGGATACAAAGCCTATATAACCAAACCTGTCTCCCTCACACTTAGTCCTTTCTGTAGCAGAAACCAAAGCAGAAACATTTTCCAGTATGATTCAAGTAACTTCCCTCCTCTAATTTATGATCAAAGGGTCAATTCAACCCCTACTGGATTTTACTGCATCACTTCAAAAACTCCAGCCCCAATGAGCATCCACCCTTCTATCCCTCATCTTTTTATTCCACTATCATTTTAGGAACTGGAGCCTTTGATAACCACCTGCTCTGGAACCTGCCACTGGTTATTCACTCATAAACCCTAAAAGTCTAATGTCTTCTTCACTTTCTCTTCTACTCATTTCACTTTGTTCTACTTGCTTCAATGTTCTACATAACTCCCAACACTCAAAACCTCCCTCAAAAATGCTAGTTACTCAAAAGGGACATCTTATCAAACAACTTCCTTGATCCATCTACTAAGACTATTTTCTAACATCATTTCAACCATCTTtgccaattttttttcattactacAGATGCTATGAGCAATTTCTATTGTAGGTTTCTCATAAATAAGGTAGACTAAatatttatagatttttttctctcattataGCTATATTATCTAAAGAAACCTGAGCAAGTGAAGAATGGGTCATCAGGAATTTTCTGAAGACAAAGGAAAATGTGTCAAATCCACAGGATTATGATGGATCATGAAATACACATAGGCTGGGAGCCTGTATGACTGCACACTTGCTTTGAAAAAGAGGATGTGGGGACAGGTAGCACACTGAACACAAGCCACCAGTGCATTCTTGCAGCACACTAGAATCTGTATAGCCAGCAGGCTGAAAAATGTGCCTGTTACCCTCCACTTGGCATTGGTGAGTCTACACCTGGGACACTAAGTCCAGTTTAGCTTCTTTTCTATGAATAGTACATAAGAAATGTCAACAAACTGAGAAAAGTCCTGTAACTAATACCATCAGGGAACCCCATGTCCTGATACATGAGAAGAGCTTGAAGGAACTCAGATTGTTCAACTTGAAGGATAAGGCAGCTAAGAAATGGTCTATGAATAATCTTCTACTTCTACTAAGAAGGTTGCAGAGAATATTAAGCCAAAGTTTTCTGTGAGATGCAATGAAATAAAGAGAGTCAACTCAGTGTTAAGTCACTGCACGAGAAATTCCAACTGGAAACAAGGAAGCTGGAACATTTTGCCCACCAAGACTGAAATCTCCAGAAATTTCTCCCCAGAAATTCTTGAAACTTGGCCAAATGATGCCTGAACCTACCTGTTTTAGCAATtaatttattcccaattttcacAGGAGAGCAGACTAAAATCTTCTCTGGGATTTGGACTTTGACCTTCCCGTTGCCTCAATGCAGAAtctaattgattttttttttcacatccaTCATCCCACACAGAACTGTATttgaaggaaataatttcagtgAATCTGTCAGAGTGCACTGGAATTCTGTATACAGAAAAGGGAACCACTTTTGAGATACATGCCCAAACAGCACAACTATTGTTCGGTAACCTTTGAAATTTTGCCAAATCCAACAagtcttcttttaaaaaaaatcagaatcaaCACTATATATGTTGTCTAATGGTGTCATGTTTAATGTCTCTTCCTGAACTACCAGCCAGCAAATTGATTGAACTTTTAGTCAAGTTTAGGCACACtatatggaaaaggaagaataCCAAAAACAATAAGGATGCTATCTTTTAAATTATGTTTGTAACATAGCtatgtaaaaaataataaaaaaaagctttctttttGATGGAAAATTAAGTGTTCTCAATTCAAGCAATAAATCTGGGCATTGTTCTGAGTTCTTTCCTGTTAAGAACATTTAAAGTTTGCCATAGGGCATGGTTGTTAACTGGACCCTGAAAGTTACCTAAAGATTATATCCGTATATTTCTGATTTTAACATGTAAGCACATTTCTGTGTGCTCAGTGTTCTGCTATCCACTCTACTTTCTTCTGAATTGATCTAAGGTTTTATTGCACTTCAAGGGAAGATATTTATTGTTCACAGGCAAATATTAAAGGGGACAGTTTGACATCTGCATTGTCCTATGAAATTGTCTTCAAATGTCCTAATGATCTGAATAAGAGCAACTGTTTCCTTGAGAGAAGAGCCCTACATTTTAATCTCAATCTTGCTATACTAGCaaatttccctttaaaaattacttctatACAAACTCCTTTTAGaaatttgttctttttcagTTTATACTGTTTTTGCACACAGTAGTATCACAGTAGAAATTAGTGGGAACTATAGTAGGTTAAAACTAGATAAAACCACACCCTATAAGTGCAAAGACATTTATCTTGTacttttttaaatgttatttttgcATTCTATATTTTGCTGAGCTACAGAGAATAtagaaaatgtttgttttcctcCATGATTTTATTAAATTCTATTTGTCATCCTTACTGTTTTAAGTCTTATTTTAAGTTACTTTTAAAACATAAGAACCCCAAATCACAGACCCAGTAATGAAAGCGGCACATACCAACACTCACATACATAATAAACTCAATGTTTGATGAACCTTTACAGAAATACTCTTTAATTAGTAAAGGCTGGTACTTGTAAGGTTCTCCCTTTATACAGTCAAAGATATcgcatagaaaaaaaaagaattgcctgccagaaaaaaaaaaaaaacaaactgaaaaaccCTAAAATGTTCCATTCTTAAATAGCctgtattttgtttgttttcttttttaaccaaacaaataaacaacccTACTTGTACAgtacaaaaaaaattactgtataTCACtagggaaaaagaaatttcttcTGGTATATATTAGTGCTGGTATTGAGCAATGTAGAAATTATGaatgaatatattttatttggAAACATGTTATTGACAGAAATCTATCAATAGTAATGCGAGTATTGTCAACAGCCTGTCAATATTAATGTAATTATAATTAAGGGGATAACATGGATTTTAGCTATAATACCAAGTAACATCTCCTGCATTGCTGCTATCAATATAGGCATTATTATTGACCTGTTCTGGGACTATCAGTAAGAGATGTATTACCATCAGGCATATTTGTCAATGCATTCTGCCCACAAAAATTCTACATTTAAATTTACAGGTCTGTAAACTTTGCCTGAAGAAATATACAAATCCAAGTAATCTCTTgggtgccatttttttccacAGGGCTTTTCTACTGTGGATGAGTAATCAAGGGGTTTCTATCTCAGAGCTACTGCAATCGCATTCCCTGCTTTTCTAGTATAATCATTAGATGACAAATAGACATGTATGCAGAagccttaaaataattttaagtatGATCTGTCAAATCACTTTTTGAGAAGCAAAATAACaacatatttattaaaataaaccccaaaatttgttCCTAATGCTTAGCAGTGAGTCACTAGTGGCGTCCCCCAGGGACAAGTGCTGgggccagtcctgtttaatatcaTCACTGATGATCTGGATTGAGTCCACCAAGCTGGGACCatgtgttgatctgctggagggtaggagagCTCTGCAAAGGGACCTGGACAGGTTGGATAGATGGGCCAAGTCCAACAACATGaagtttaacaagtccaagtgctgagtcctgctctttggccacaacaagcccctgcagtgctacagacTGGGGATGGAGTGGCTGTACAGTGTCCAGGCTGGAGGTGCTGGCTGACAGCCGAATGAACAAGAGCCAGCAGCATGCCCTGGTGCCAAGAAGGCCAAGAGCATCCTAGCCTATAGcacggccagcaggagcagggaggtcatccCTCCCctgttctgggcccctcagtttgggaaggacgtTGAGACACTTGAGCgcatccagaggagggcaatGAGGCTGGTCAGGGGcctggaacacaaaccctgtgaggaacagctgagagAGGTGgaggtgtttagcctggagaaagggaGGCTCAGGGAGACCTTATCACTCCCTATCCCttcctgaaaggtggctgtagCCAGGCTGGGGTCAGTCTCCTCTCCCAGGCAACCAGGGACAGAATGACAGGACACAGccttaagctgtgccaggggaagtttaCGTTAgacatcaggaaaaaattctttaccgAAAGAGAGATTGGGAATTATCTGCCCAGGGagatggagtcaccatccctagaggtgtttaaaaaaagactggatgtagGACTCAGTGCCCTTGTTTAGTTGATGAGGTGGTGTTAGgccataggttggacttgatgctcAAAGATCTTTTCCTACCTAGTTCATTTTGTGAACTTAAAATTACATTTAGGATGCATAAGCAGCATATCCACTAACTTCACTGAGTTGGTGATTTAATTCTTTTACACAATCTCTTCTGTGTAGACAAAACATGTAGTCTAACACTGAACTTAATGGAGAGATGGAACAGACTACAAGAGACCACCAAATTCTAacacagcacaaacacaggctcAAGAATATATTGACATGTGTCTACCAAGAAGGCTAATTCCACAGTTTTTCTAAGTagtctgttccagtgttttATAGCCCAAAGACTCTTTTCCTCATATTTAGTATAAAGCATGTTTAGTAAAAATCAGGACAGTTTTCACTCCATACCAGAAATCAAGAACAACGGAAAAGAACTTCCATTTTGCTGAATCTTCTCAAGAGCAAAAAGCTGCAAGGCATGTGAGAGGACCAATTACCCAAAGAAGATTTGCCAAACTAGACAAAATGTGCTTTCTACAACATGCCTGGTATGATCCTCAAGAAAAAACAatccaaaccaaaaacccaaataaaatccacaacaaaacaacaactttgctttttttctcagCAGCAATTCACCTTGAGATCTGCTATATCTTCATGTCTTTTTTCTCTCTATCTGAATAATTATTTCTTGTTTTGGATTCATATATTTTGAGCTTGTCATGTTAAATGCCTGCATTGTTTTTCATCTTCTTGATTTTGCACTTTCCAAACTCATCAAGAGTATTTTGAATTCAGACCTTATGTttgaaacaaaggaaaaaagaaaatcctaaacTTTCAACCTCTCTCCAGCTTGTATCATCAGTAACTTTTCTAAGTATGTATTCTCTTCCATTATCCAACTCACTAATGCCCTTTCATCTTGACAGGGTACTATAGATAATTACTCTGTAAAGGCAATCTTTCAATTTGATGCTGATAAGATCAACATCTAATGGAGACAATATTGATATTACGTTTCCCTAGTTTGCTCATGTAGGGAAAAAgactttattggaataaagctGCACAGTACTTAAAGTTTTCCTCTTACTAAACTTGCTATTGTTatttagaagagaaaaatattgaGGTTTCTTACAAACAGGTCGCACCAAACTATACTGGGTGTTTTACCATTTCTCTTCTACACACTGTTAGATACAAATTAATTGCTAAACTATTTACTCCTGAACCTTTATTTGGAATCAAAACTGACAGTTTCAATAATTCTCTTAACAGAAGAATAAAGAGGCACAAAACCAGATACACACAAACCCATTTTGCTGGCTATTTCCACCCTCTGggatattaaataaataaataaaatcagcaGTGCCTAATTCTTCAATCATTCTAGGATGAATTTTATTAGGATTTGCCACTTGAGCACATCTATATTAAGATTCCTTAGGCTATTCTTTCTGTGCTTTGGTTCCACTTTTATTTCCTGTCTAAGATTAATTTTATGAAAGTAACAGGTCACAATATATCTCTTTTACAAAGTATGAAGGGAAGAATCAGTCTTTGAAAGTCTTTTCCTTGTTCTCCTTTCTTATTTAATAACAGATCTAGGTAATGGACTTATCCCTTCGTGCCTCCTCTTACTCAGAGTTTTGGAACCTTTCATTGATTCTTTTCTTGTGCTTTGTAAATTGAAACTTATTTTGTTCCTCAGTCATCAATTTTATTCTTACATTCCTATGCTATTCTTTTATATTCATCACTAATCATATTGTATTACTTTTGCCTGGACAACTCTTTTAATTTCCAGGCCATGAAGAATTCCTGATATAAAGTCCCTCTTAAAATTCGctattactattttattttattattataaagtATCTCAACACAAAGAAACTACAGGATATACATAAAGGTAAcaatttttcatccttttcaACAGACTAGACTCTGCCAAGTCCCAGCATTGAGATCAATGGTCCAAGGATGGGAAAGCAGGGTGCAGAAACcatctcctctctggagat
This genomic window from Zonotrichia albicollis isolate bZonAlb1 chromosome 1, bZonAlb1.hap1, whole genome shotgun sequence contains:
- the PEX2 gene encoding peroxisome biogenesis factor 2; this translates as MASSLGNEKSVNPVLRISQLDALELNKALEQLMWSQFTSCFHGFKPGVLAHFEPEVKAFLCLILWKFTIYSKNATVGQAILNIQYKNNLSQSEKYQPLSKHQKLWYLIFTVGGRWLEERCYDLFSNRQQQSFCKIKSYIGFGSGLLKLCGLVNFLIFLRKGTFATLTERILGIRSVFCKPQNVRQIGFEYMNRELLWHGFAEFLIYLLPLINVQKLKLKISSWCLPITGLSNSENSLAVHCRECSLCGEWPTMPHTIGCPHVFCYYCIKSNFLFDMYFTCPKCGSEVQSLQPLEYKIEMTELHG